In Montipora capricornis isolate CH-2021 chromosome 4, ASM3666992v2, whole genome shotgun sequence, the DNA window AGCCATCATACACCCTAGTGTCTGACTTTCCACAAAGATATGATGCCAATGCGAGAACACAGGCAGTAATTCCAGACCCACAGGTTGTAATAAGTGGCTTCCTAAGATCAATTCCTGCATCTTCAAACACTTTCTTTAACTCCTCTGGAGTTTTCATAACCTTAGTTTCTGGGTCCAAACACTGAGAGTAAGGCACACTTTTGGAGCGTGGAATGTGACCAGATGGGAAGTTTGGACGTGGTTCTGGATCAGTGGCATAAAATCTACCAGCAGATCGAGCATCAGCAACATGACAACATTCTTGAGATATATTGGCCTTAACAAAGTCAAAGTCACAGAACATTCTAGTATTCAAAGAAGCTTCAAATAGGCATCCATCTAATAAAGAGAGATCAGAAATTCATAATTTATTTAGAGTTTTCCAAGCCAAAGACCTAACAGTTAACAAATAAGTGCAGATTTGAATGGTCTTCGCTTTTTCAGGCAGATTGCAACTGTGAAGATTTCACGTGGTATTTCTCCAACAATTTTCAACAGCTAAGCATACAAATACCGTTGCTGCAGTTATATAGCCAAAGCGACAAGTTGTTATATGATTTTAGACACAGCCGTGTtgggagacccaggggaatataaaaaaattgctgTTGACAAGCGACAGTCCACTATCCCAGTggggctcagtttgttatctTAGCATAAAGCGCATCTTTTGGAAGGTGTTTTCTTGTGATCGAGTAAACAAACTACCACCTGAGGTTGCTTGCAGTACTGCTGTTGCATTGATGGTGGGCTGAAATGAAacttcaatctttgtcaatatTGATTCTGATCTGGAATTGTAACCGTGCGAACATTTTATCTCGCAATATTTGACTCAGTTTGGTGGGCTCCCTAGAATCAAGTGTGCAGCCTTGGGACCTTATAATACGGTGGGCAAACGAGAAATAGAAAAATGGCTCACATTGTGTGTTggtctggaaaataaccacacaggaaggaagctacccacaatggAATAAAGCAAGGCTTTCTAATAGAGAAGGTATCTTTGATGCCACCTATCATCATTAATGTATCAACCAGAGCCTcactggctgttgaaacaaagggtcttttgttcctgtggttggcaaatttgaataacaaaagcaatgtttgtagaTATCTTCCCTACATTATTATCTTCTTAAACCTTTTACCGGGATtaccatacaaatccttatattcttGTTGgcttccctcacactgagcttggggcgcctgtgggtACCTCCCATATTCCATTCCATTCCTCATCTCCATACCCACATTTTTttcacaactttttttttcagaataacAACATTGAGGCATTTACCTTTAACCTCCGTTTTCTTTTCTGGGCCTGATTCGATTGGATAACCCTCGGCTAACCATTTCGGGAATCCTCCGTCCAAAATTGACACCTGTTCGTGACCAAATGCACGTAAAATCCACCACACCCGAGGGGCCGAAAAGAGTCCAGACTTTGCATTATTATCGTAGACAACGACGTAACTACCATTGTGGATTCCAAGGCTTCTCATGTAGTCCGAAAAATCCTTAGTGTTTGGTAACATGTGTTCGTACGGAGAAGTCTTATCACTGCAGTTGTACACGTCGAAAAAGCTGGCTCCAGGAATCCGATGAGCTGTAAATTCGCGCCTTGCGTCGCGATTTTCCGTCGGGAGATGCCAAGACACATCCAAGATCCGGAGGTGCTTGATCTTTTGAAGCATCATTTGGCGAAGCTTTTGGGCTTGAATAAGGGCTGTGGAATGCATTTTCCGACGAAGGAACTATCACCAGCGTCAAATTATGTAACACGCAGACAACCAGGAACTACGCATGTTCACACATGGTGTAAATGAAGTGCAAATCGGAAGGGGATACGGAATATAACCTGCAATCAGGAGCCTTTTCTTTAGAGAACGCGCGCCGTCTCTAAAAGAAAAGtaagcctgatcgcaggttatacGGAATACAAAATAGGTATCCTGTAATATTCTATATGCCAGAAAAGTGGAAAGTGGCCCGTAGACGTCACCCTATCCTCTTTGGGTCCACTGTGAATGAGGTTggatcaacctcgttcccagggcttttcaccgcgACTCTCGGCGGTGAAAAGGCCTAGGAACGAGGTAATGGACCAACATACCCCTCCTCCCTTCCCCTGGTGTGTAACGCCTGGCATATTTAAGCTTTTGCATAGGGTGGGGAATTCCTCTCCAGTGTTAAAAGGGAACAGATTGAAGTCAAAGTAGAGGATGCAAGACTGCAACCCAAACCTtcactaatgctaacattaggccgaaacactatgctttagataaatGTTTAAGCATAATGTTAGCATTTTTGTTAAGGTTTGGGTCATGTTTCacttatggtaaaacaatgacagCAAACCCCAACCTGTACTTTACTGCACTAAAAGCCAGAAAACTAGAAACATCCACAATTCGCAAGAACTACAACAACTTACCCACTCCTAGTAGCCTGTACGCTCTGCTATAATCCCTACACCCATTCGGAAATGTAAACTGCAAAATGGATCTGACCTTGTTATTCTGGATATAAAGACTTGAGAATGGTGATGGCATTATCAAGCTAAGGCAGTCCACATTACGATAAAGGAAACTTAAAACTTACTTAATtcattttgcttgttttttcaacTGCCTTGGTGCAAAAATGCTTCTTTTAAAGGAAGAAGGCGCCCGGAGGATGTGTTGTATGAATGACGGGGCGCGACCGTGAAGCTGAAATATACAGTGAATATGAAAAATCCACATTGTTTACCGAAGTCAAGTTCTTTCGAGACGTCCCACTGGCATTGAATGGGCCGGGAAACAAGCAAGTCTTTTGAAGATTTTACCGAAAGGCAGATGAATATTGCGCTTCACGGTCGACAACTGATGATATGTTCAGCTTGGGTTAGAAGATTTTTCCGCTGTGCTTTCGGAGTTTTCGGAGTTTGCTTccgaatgatgtaatttcatgacacccaaaatgtcGAGAAAGTGGAACGAAACATTGCAACAACcaattaaaactgttgaacaacagaaaagaaatgcagaaaaaggaaagagaagcatgaatgg includes these proteins:
- the LOC138047391 gene encoding 3-mercaptopyruvate sulfurtransferase-like, with the translated sequence MHSTALIQAQKLRQMMLQKIKHLRILDVSWHLPTENRDARREFTAHRIPGASFFDVYNCSDKTSPYEHMLPNTKDFSDYMRSLGIHNGSYVVVYDNNAKSGLFSAPRVWWILRAFGHEQVSILDGGFPKWLAEGYPIESGPEKKTEVKDGCLFEASLNTRMFCDFDFVKANISQECCHVADARSAGRFYATDPEPRPNFPSGHIPRSKSVPYSQCLDPETKVMKTPEELKKVFEDAGIDLRKPLITTCGSGITACVLALASYLCGKSDTRVYDGSWVEWGQRASSDMIEK